The Tripterygium wilfordii isolate XIE 37 chromosome 17, ASM1340144v1, whole genome shotgun sequence genome has a window encoding:
- the LOC119983052 gene encoding phospholipase A(1) DAD1, chloroplastic-like: protein MKLAAGFARPSTVSITPNNLNGHSIITQKINQTSRTCCTLTATPRLGEKTLIDFNKQVKNWERFLDPVEHYPITPRTVKLGQRWKEYQGIRNWDGLLDPLDERLRGEILRYGEFVEAAYKSFDFDPSSPTYATCRFPKSSLLDRSGLPQTGYRITRNLRATSGIQLPRWVDKAPSWVATQSSWIGYVAVCQDKNEIARLGRRDVVIAFRGTATGLEWLENIRATLSPVHENAQSSSGQPGPMVESGFLSLYNSSTATSPSLRDLVRDEIKRLLQSYGNEPLSITITGHSLGAALATLAAHDIKTEFKRAPLVTVISFGGPRVGNRCFRRQLEKQGTKVLRIVNDDDLITKVPGFVIDDDMSKNRDVHVTGLPSWIRKRVEDTQWVYAEVGRELRLRSKDSPHLKSVNVATCHELKTYLHLVNGFVSSTCPFRDTVQGVLNIK from the coding sequence ATGAAGCTCGCCGCCGGATTTGCAAGGCCGTCCACAGTCTCAATCACTCCGAATAATCTCAACGGTCACTCCATAATCACACAAAAAATAAACCAGACATCCCGCACTTGTTGCACTCTCACTGCAACACCAAGACTCGGCGAGAAGACGTTGATCGActtcaacaagcaagttaagaattgGGAACGATTTCTCGACCCGGTTGAGCATTACCCGATCACTCCCCGAACCGTCAAACTCGGCCAGAGGTGGAAGGAGTATCAAGGTATCCGTAATTGGGACGGATTACTTGACCCGCTCGATGAAAGATTACGTGGCGAGATCTTACGGTATGGAGAATTCGTTGAAGCGGCTTATAAATCCTTTGACTTTGATCCTTCTTCTCCTACCTACGCCACCTGCCGGTTCCCTAAAAGTTCATTGTTGGACCGGTCCGGTTTGCCTCAAACCGGTTACCGAATCACTAGAAATCTTCGCGCGACATCCGGGATTCAATTGCCACGTTGGGTCGACAAGGCTCCCAGCTGGGTGGCAACTCAGTCTAGCTGGATTGGCTACGTGGCAGTATGTCAGGACAAGAACGAAATTGCAAGGCTGGGCCGGAGAGACGTCGTGATCGCCTTCCGTGGCACCGCTACGGGTCTCGAGTGGCTCGAGAATATCCGCGCTACTCTCAGCCCAGTCCACGAAAATGCCCAATCTTCCTCCGGGCAGCCCGGCCCAATGGTGGAAAGTGGGTTCCTCAGCCTGTACAACTCCAGCACAGCCACGTCTCCGAGTTTAAGAGACCTTGTCCGCGATGAAATTAAGCGTCTTCTCCAATCCTACGGCAATGAGCCTCTCAGTATAACTATTACCGGCCATAGTCTCGGAGCTGCTCTCGCGACACTCGCGGCGCATGATATCAAGACTGAATTCAAACGTGCGCCTCTCGTAACTGTCATCTCCTTCGGCGGTCCACGTGTAGGAAACCGTTGCTTCAGGCGTCAATTAGAGAAACAAGGCACAAAAGTTCTACGAATAGTGAACGACGACGATCTCATAACTAAAGTTCCTGGGTTCGTGATCGACGACGACATGTCAAAAAATAGAGACGTACACGTGACAGGGCTTCCCAGCTGGATCCGAAAACGGGTGGAGGACACACAGTGGGTGTATGCCGAGGTTGGAAGAGAGCTTCGGCTGAGAAGCAAAGACTCACCGCACCTGAAAAGCGTGAACGTCGCCACATGTCACGAGCTGAAGACCTACCTTCATTTAGTAAATGGATTTGTGAGTTCCACGTGTCCTTTTAGGGACACCGTCCAAGGTGTCCTCAATATCAAATGA